In the Archocentrus centrarchus isolate MPI-CPG fArcCen1 chromosome 19, fArcCen1, whole genome shotgun sequence genome, TAAAAATACAAACTTGCTGTATTTacgctgctctttttttttctccagccaCTAAAACGCTGAACAGAGGCATCGCTGAGTTTATCGTGATGGCTGCTGACGCTGAACCACTGGAGATCATCCTCCACCTGCCCCTGCTCTGTGAGGACAAGAATGTCCCCTATGTGTTCGTCCGCTCCAAGCAAGCCCTGGGCCGGGCCTGTGGGGTGTCACGTCCAGTCATTGCTACCTCAGTCACTATAAAGGAGGGGTCTCAGCTAAAGCCACAGATTCAGTCTGTTCAGATGGCTATTGAGAGACTGCTTGTGTGATTTTTATTGCACTGACAAAATCTCATTGGAGAAATGAGGTTTGAAATAGTCCTGTATTATgtttgaggagaaaaaaaaatagatgctttttttttttccactttttggGGACCGAGGATTCTCTGCAGGAGTTTGCACCCCTGCCTGcttaataaattttttttaataaaactggtgtgttcattacttttttttttccatttgtaacAAATCCAGGGATAAAGTTGCAATGTCATTGTTTGAATAGGCCTTGTAAAGATATTTACATCACACCTAAATACACATGGATTTTATCTAGAGGCTGCAGATGTGTCCTGCTACTAACTGCAACATGCAGTTACCTGAATTATAAAAGCTGCTGAAACTCACGAATGATGAAATGTTTGTCGAAGACAAACATTATCCAGTTACCTCAGCTGTATAGAATCAAAGTAGTAATAATCATGGACAAAGCAGAGTGTAACGAAACGCCTAACTGAAAGTTGTAGTGAGCCACCTCTCGTTTCTTTAGATTGTTCTGATAAGCGGCCTTTCTGAAGGTCtgtcagagtttttctttggacattggctacttttttccctttaGTCCAGCCCTTGTAGCTGACCATTTTTGGAGGAGTTTTTTGTTAAGCCGTCTAAAAACTGACCTATGACTCATTGAAGTATAAAAAGGCAACTAACAAGGTGATGAACCACTGTTGTCTAAACAGATAATTTCGCAAAGATACcattttaaattgcatcttcaggcactttgttactagtagcctgtcacaaaaacaatctGTACCCATCTCCttagctgatttaaaaaaaataaataaaaaaaagccacagtttgacaggcataaatcagcatttttgcactAATACGGTGattccaaagagctattagctgaaatcctggcatatctcagcatggtgagcCTCTCTGTGGAAGTTTGTTTCGGCCACTGGGGGAAAAATAATACCACTCATGATTCAAATTTTAGAGTTAAATGGTACTTTTAGACAGTGTTAGAATGACTTCCGCTTTCTGCAGACgaataacaaggaaatgacgtacCTACAAAGAGCTTCCTGACTGGCAGCGGTCGAAGCTCGAGTTtcgacattttattttattttttttagcagctGATCACTATCTGAAAGACAAAGACCTGATACAGGACCTgtgagatgcatctgacccttcagttgatccatctactgttcactgaagcctgataagaaatggtctcagtggaagggtggctgtcaagaagccattcttaaggaaggaaaacagggagaaaaggctgaggtatgcaaaattacacaagaactggactgaaaatcagtggcaacaggtttaATGAAgaagaatccaaatttgaaaattgtCTTCAGTATTTATGGTGGAGgtcaagaagcctgaagaactattttTCAAGACtaattaaagaaatgacaagaaagcttacCTAAGAGAGTTCACGCTGTGCTGAAGATAAAGGTGCTCatgccaaatattgatttttagtATCATTAGAATACAACTCTGTTTTCTGCCTGATAGACTTGTGctgtattttaaaatgcttaCTTGAACTTGATCGCTACATTAAAATAACGATTACGTTTGTGCATCAATCAAAATAATCAGAGGTGAAACCATAAAGGCATGAATCCAGCAGTTGTAAATGAAATTCAAGTAAAAGTTATGAAAAATTCCTTCGAATTTCAAATTATTAAGCACAAGTTTGCAAACGTTAACAGAAGTGAAAGTAAAATACCTCAAAAACTCTCTTAAGAGCTGCAAAAATCACGGCTTCTTTCCTGCGGATCTTGAATGCAACCCAAATCCCGCTAACTATTGACTCAAAACTTTGTACCAAACCAGTTAAGCCAGTTACGCACCCGCGTCTCAGAAGCAGCAGCCATGGCTGGGGATCCTCCTGTTATCATATGGGAGCGTGAAGTTGAGAGCCTGTTGCATTACAGAGAGCTGATCCCCCGTCTGGAGGAGGCTTTGGGAAGTTCTCCAGCCGGGAGAGTGCGGAGGTGATCCAGCCTGTGCGCTCCACGGTGCCGCTGCAGAAACACAACGGGTAAGGCCTGCAGTCTGCTTCGAGAGTGCTTCAGCACAATCAAACATTAACAGGGTGCAGCTACTGCTGGCTGAAACTCGTTCACTTTCTAGGTTTCTGGGACTGATGCCTACATACATGGAGAATGATGGAGTCCTGTCCACAAAGTTAGTGTGTTTCTACAACAGGGAGCTGGCTCCACTTTGCCATCAGTTTCAGCCACAGTGGTGCTGCTGATCCAGAGTCTGGGAATGTCAAGGCTGTACGTTAAATCACTGCATGCACCTATGATTCTGATGCATATAATCATATGTTCTAGCTTAAGTTTTACCAGCTGCACCCTCAGAGCAGTCACGTTTCCAACCTGCAGGTCATGGATGGAGAGGTCATCACTAAGATGCGGACTGCTGGAGCGTCAGCAATCTCGGCTAAGGTACTCGTGTTTTCGATTTATTCCCACAGCTCTTTCCTAGTCTTGCAGTCCTGTTGTAGCTTTGAACTGTGGGTCTCTCCTGGCGTGTTCACGCAGCTGCTGATGCGTCCTGGAGCTGAGGTTCTGGCCATCTTGGGAACTGGCCAACAAGCCCTGAGTCATTATAATGCCTTCACtgagatgttttcatttaaagaggTATGCttccaaaaaatatatatttgttttgataTGTTAAGCACAGCACAAAGGGCTTACTATTACATCATTATCAAGAGATTATCAAAAGAAGCAagtgcagctcctgcagcaaaaatacattaaataacctCTGTCTGACTCTCACCTGCAGCGTTTCCTCCTTGTCTCTTAAAGAATACTGTTACACTTCCCCCGAACCTCATTTTAGGTACGAGTGTGGAACCACAGGAGGGAGGCAGCGGAGAAGTTTCGCTGCTCTGTAGACGGCCCCGTGACTGTGTGCAGCTCAGTGGAGGAAGCAGTGAAGGGAGCTGATGTCATAGTGACAGCAACCAGGTCTACAGAACCAGTGCTCTACGGCCAGTGGGTCAAACCTGGAGCCCATGTGGCAGGTGagaagaatacacacacacaaatatgtaaaGGAAGTGTGGGAGAATTTTACATCTGTGGTCATGCAAACCTCAAAACAGATggaaatttattttttcttgctaCCACagaatataataaaaacaaaattttctaCTTGTCCTCTAACCAGCGGTGGGAGCTTGCAGGCCAGACTGGCGAGAGCTGGACGACGTGTTGATGAAGGAGGCTGTGGTGTATGCTGACAGCAGGGACGCAGCAATGGTCGAGTCAGGTGACGTCATCCTCTCTGGGGTCAGTCTGTCATTGTGCTTTTATACCGACTCAGAGaatagaggtgtgtgtgtgtgtcactggcaTCTTATGTGCAGAAGAGTGTTAAAGTGTATGTGCTGTTTTCAGGTTGAGGTGTTTGCAGAGCTCGGAGATGTTATTAATGGGACAAAACCTGCTCACAGAGAGAAGATCACTGTGTTCAAATCCCTCGGTAGGCCTTGCTGTTCAAAGCCACATTATTTGGCATCTGCATCATCTTTCCAGCTCAGCACTTtaagaaatgtcatgttttaacagtgctcttttttttttttttttactaacagGAATGGGTGTTGAAGATGCAGTGTCTGCTAAGCTGGTATATGACCAATGGAAAGCCAAAACCAGCAATCTGTGAAGTGGTCATGTACTTAAAGTTGACCTCTCTGTTCAACCTTTACGTCACACAGATGACCAAGAATGAGGCAACATAAGAACAAAAAGAGCAATGATATATGTCTTCCTCAGAGCTGATTTTAATGCTGAAATGGTTAGTGGTTAGCCGATGAATCACAAACTCGGGGAACAGAAATTATCAGATAAGAGATTTAAGGTCATTACTAGGCAACTTAAAACACAGCTGACAGAATCTACAACTACATGAGGAGCTCTGTGAGGCTGTACATGAGAACAGCTGTGCTTTAAGCTCATTTCAGCAACAAGTGTACCACTTATGGAAATTAACCTTTTTTAACTACACTTACGACTCATGACACATCACTATACATAAGGCCTTGGGGGCAGGTGTGCCAGTGGGTTGTGGGTCTTGCctcttcactgctgtctgctcctccttttttttttttttggggggggggggtattggcTCCTTGGCCCTGTAGGATGTGGTCATGGAAGGTGGGGGTTACCCCTCCCTGCAAGTGCAGCAGTTGATGATGATGTACTTGTCTTTTCTCTTAATTAAAAAAGCGGAAAACATTCTAATGTTCCTCTGTTATAGCTATAATGTTCACATTGTTTAATATGGTACACAAATATTCAGAAATGATAAAGCACAATTGAGGCCAACTCAAATGCCCTCGTTTGTAACTTACAAAGCAGCTGCTTAGAGCAGCCCTCCCCCTCTCTCATGCAGAGTAAAGCCTCCCCACCATGGGAGTGAAACCAAGTGAAAGGAATGATTCAAGTAGGAAAAAATAAGTTTGCTGATGCTAATAaactttttcattattattgattattaaAGTGTGGGGAGGTGTGAACTGTGTTGTGCTTCTAAATGGGGACAGAAAAAGTTTGATGACCGCTGCACTACAAGAGTCTTACAGACCAGCAGCTCCATGGTGTGAACATGGCAACTTCTAATATCTAGCGATAATATCTTCTAATAAATGTAAGAGTTTGCTCAATCTGTTCTAATCTACAGTAAAGTCTGTTTTTGAACAATGACAtactttttgtagttttgcctctgtacaccacgcCAGCTATTTTAAATCAATATGTAACTGAGTGCAGACTTGCAGTTTTAATTCAAGGAGTTGAACAGCTGCATTGCAGTAATTGTTTAAGAGTCACAGCCAATTTTATGCATAGTTCCTGATTATCATAAGCGcaccataattttaaatataggCATAATTTTTAAGCATTGGATGAAAAccctttgcagtcagtgactgtACGGTTTGTTGACTGCAGTCAATGAACCCACGGACATCACCACATGCTGTTTCCTCTCTTGAGATGCTCTCCCAGGATTTTACTGGAGCTgtcttcagttgctgcttgcttGTGGGTCCTTCTgcattgttttgtatttaaagaTGGCGATAAAATACTTTctgttgagatcaggtgactgatgtGGCTTGAGAAAACTCTTTGGTTGCTTTTGCAGGTTGCTTTGggtccatttgcactgtgaactgctgtctgatcagttttgcagcatctgGATGAATCCGTGCAGAGTCCTGTACACTCCACAATCCATCCTGGTTCTGCTACTGAACATCTAGCAAACAGCTCTGCTTAATTTATTATGGAATAACTAGGGGAATATGCCTCACCTGACTATGAAGCTacttgtcagtcaattgtcaATTACTGTTGAGAGTCTAAATGGAGAAACTGGCTGTAATTCCTGAACAGTTAATGTAATGTGTTTATTAAACCCCatgaaataaagctgaaagtctacaCTTTAAACTTGATTATTTGATGTCAAATCCATTCAAAGGCAATAATACAAACTGGGGTTCAGGAAAACTGATTGTTTTtcaacctttacaaaacaaattattaGTTTTAGCATTAGGTGCATCATTTCCCAAGACGTTTAGTGATGGCACCATAGACAAAGTCTatgacaaaatataaaatgtaaagcaACGGGTTTTCAATTAGTTTGCTtaaaaattagaagaaaaaaaaaaaactcacagcaTATTACtatgtgaaaatgaaaccaCATTTATTAAGAAATTAAAtcaaagtaaatcaaacttcctCTGTGCCAAAGAACACTGATAAAATGTGGAGTTCCCTAAAGCAATCTTGCAACTTGACCATCATTTCGAAATAATATGTAGGTGTTACTGGTGAAGTTATATCgtaaaacaaaatgcattaaaaaaaaaaaaaatctgttttaaccTTCAAATATTACTTCACTGGCTCAGGCTTCATAATAGCTGGGATCAACAGGAAATGTTACACACTTTTATGATGGCTATATGACACAGCGGGTATCACACATTAAAAAGAagcttgaaaaataaaaaccttttcTGGGTGAGAATTTGGTAAAAGCCAGGGAACAAGGGGTGAAACTTTACTctaaggaaaaataaagaacgagagagcaaaacaaaactggCTGCGCAGCACCTTCACATGGCTGACAGTCGTTATAAAACACTGATCACATAATGAGAAAAGACCAATGAATACATTTAGAAAACATTCAGGAATAAGACAACTAAATGTCAACATATTAACCAGAGACGGTCTTTTTAATGCTTGATCGCTGCACTCCTGTAATTAttctgtgagcagcagttcttcaaaaattattttaggTCATTTTAGGGTTAAATGGTTTCTTTGTGACTGCATGACGACGATATGTTGTGCAGGTAAAAACAAACGTATAATAGTGTTGACAGAGGGACTACCAAGTGATAATCGAGTTTTGCAGCACCCCAGTCTAGTTGGATGATGCATGTAAACAAAATGGTccaatggaaaagaaaaaaggagaaaaaaatgttctacaaaaaaaaaaaaaaaaaaaaaaaaaaaaactctctctAAACCAAAAATTTCTCAAGGCAACAGGAATCTCTTAGTGTGTAGGGGAAGAGTGCAATGCAGAACTTCCTTCTTTTATAGTGTAAATCTATGGTAGTTTCATGCTAAATTCACCTTCATGTAGCGTTTCTTCACAATGTCTCAGAAAACTGAcgattgttttttctttttattatcaaCCCCACATCAACAATCAATCCCCCCACCCTCCCATTCCCCAAGGCCTTAGCAAAAATAACGTCTTTCCTGTTAACCTGAAAGGACTAAACAGATGTAAAACCCAGAGAAAGATCTGACAGAAACCCTTCTGAGCTGCTTAAATCTGTAAAGTTCTTTCAGATGGAAGTCTGATCTACCAAAGTGGACACGGTGAAAATAACCCAGTTGTCATCTTTTCCCTCCAAGTAGGCGAGTTCTGATTGCGACCGTATTTGCTACTCCTCGTTTTTCTCCGTTACAATATACggcacttcctcctcctcctcttgacaGGTGGCGGGCACAGGACTGCCCTGATGGCTTCATCAAACACCGTTTTAAGGCCACGCTGGGTCAAAGCTGAGCACTCCAAATATTTCACTGCACCTGGTCAccgaaaggagaaaaaaataagaaacaactTAATAAACGACTCAATTTTTTTCGGCATGGCATGATACTACAGTCAAAACATTTAAGATCTTTCTGTGATTACAAAAGAAGCCAGAACCCCACACTTTAACagccaaaataaatatataaaacacaacATTCTTAAATTACATATAATCAGTGTTTAAACAGATATTGCAATGGCCATGATGatttacaagaaaaacaaatgtgtgcagAGTTTTCTCAAGTTTCTAAAGGTTTAGCTGCTGAGGCTCCACCTGGAAGGTAGTGATGGTGTGGTAATCTCTAATCATCCAATTGCAGCTGGGAGGTTGCAGGTTCGaccccctgtccctgcgctgcgttgtgtccttgcgcaagacacttaaaccacattgcctaacggtagcgccggtctctggctgcatgaccgtagacgctcgtctctggatgagtgatctggaacgatctttttcattgtgtgccttgcgTGCACAacgacaatgagttgaatctaaagTAGTCACAGACCAGACAACCTGAAGTTCATCCCGAGCATCAGATTTACGTGACTGTGAACATGGCACGGTGGTTGGTATTTTAAcaatctgctgggattttcccacacaacatctctagggtttacagagaacggtccaaaaaggagaaaatatccagtgagcagcagttctctggaagaaaatgccttgttgatgccagaggtcagaggtgaaaaTGCTTATATACCTTCTAATGGTAGGAAAACCTCTATAATCTAACATATTTAAGGCTCATCTGATAAGTCCAGTGTTTGCATCCTCATAAAATAAACAGACAATGAAAAAGATTTATTTGTGAAAGTGTGGAGCTACTGACTTATTTCTTTAGCCATGGCCAAGCCCTGAGGGTAGATGATGGGAGAGAGTTTCTTCTCCTTCAACTTCTCGATGGTTTCCTTGTCATCTCTCAGATCCAGCTTGGTTCCGACCAAGATTATAGGTGTGTTGGGGCAGTGGTGTCTCACCTCAGGGTACCACTGCAGAGGGAGGACAGACGTGTTTGCATGCATTATGATTGGTGAAAAGGCAACACTGAAAGCAAGTGTTGTTTAAACAATAGATTTCTTTGACACTTGCTAGTTACACAAGGAGTGACCTTTAGGAAGGTCAAGGAGCTTAATCAGTGCATCGGTGAGACACATTTCCCTCAAAATTGGCATTCATCTTAATTTAtatctctttttttgtgttttagaaACCAATTTGTGACTAGAACTACACAATAGCTTAAAAATCAAGTATATTTCTTTAGCTAGGACTAGAGTTGTGTCAAAAATGCAAACTCTCTTCTCAATGGAACGGTCATCTGACTTGTGTGTCATACAATTATCCAGCCAAGCTGATCTGAGAATGGCAATTCATGGAAAACggttaatttaatattaaagaGCATGCTGTACTGACCTTGGCACGGACGTTTCGAAGGAGGCTGGACTGACTAGTGAAAAGCAAATCAGGAACACATCCTGAGGAGGacataaacaaaccaaaaaaaaaaaaaaaaaaaaaatcactacaaCATTAACAATTTAACTGTCGCTGTGGAAATATTTGTGTTGCAACTATGACAAGAATAACCACAACTACTGTGAAAAGTAACaatcatttaaatataaatactgaCTAATGCAGTTGTGAAgattcacaaatacacaaaatacagaCTGGTCCCTGTTGGGTAAACAAAGCGACTCCATTATTCGAGTCACTGGCACAGAGGCCACTTAACTGTGAAGACAAAGAGCGCAAACAAGAGCcgtttttccacttcctccagccGTCCTCCAGACAGTGTATAGGTACTGTGGATACAAGGCTCTACTTTGCAGAGGGCACACTCTGTCTTGAGTGTTAGAGGCCAGTGAATAACTACAAATCAATGCTGGCAAGTGAAAACAGTGTTCACACTACACTGTGTGGCTACCCCCAAACTATACAAAGAGGTGGATAAAAACAGGCACTTGTTAATACTGGcatgacatacacacacatgtgtcTGTATACATACCGTCTGCGGGTAGGACAGTGGCCTGAGCCTGTCATAGTCCTCCTGCCCTGCTGTATCCCACAGACCCAGGTTCACTGGTTTCCCATCTACCATCACATTGGCAGAGTAGTTGTCAAAGCTGTAGAGAGAGGGGTGGATAACAGGTTTGAAATTAAACCTAAGTGTACAAAACTTTGTTCTTCTGTAATACACAACTTCCTAATGTTCAACACAGGGAAGAGATGAACTGCCACGTTTCCATTTGCTGACCACACACCTACCTCCGCTTGCTAATGAGTAACTGTGATACTTACACCGTGGGGATGTACTCTCCAGGGAAGGCATTGGTAGTGTAGCTGATTAGCAGACATGTTTACCCACAGCCCTGAGAGGAAGGAAGAGGGAATTGATGAGAAGTGGAGGACCTTTCTTGAAACGCATGAAGAAGGAAGCTATGTTACTCGACAGGTTAACCTGTCAAATTAGACAAGTTTCATGTGAAAGATCTGGCTTTAGAAGATCACCACTGACCTACAGCTTTAGCTTCACTGCGGTGTTTCAATAAATGTGATGACTTAATCACCAAACTTTAGTTATGCTAAGCAGTGTCCTGAATGGCTTTTATAGGATGTGATGTAAAAAACAGACAATCAAGATAGTATGAGGAATAACGGCACATACAAATACATTACAATATGCACTGCCGATTAACAAGACCCATCA is a window encoding:
- the LOC115798379 gene encoding LOW QUALITY PROTEIN: ras-related C3 botulinum toxin substrate 1 (The sequence of the model RefSeq protein was modified relative to this genomic sequence to represent the inferred CDS: substituted 1 base at 1 genomic stop codon), which codes for MSQESRERDNTDLFDWENQSEIPHEWGDAPEILLDPETDTITGVFGKMPTPLKGCGXTCLLISYTTNAFPGEYIPTVFDNYSANVMVDGKPVNLGLWDTAGQEDYDRLRPLSYPQTDVFLICFSLVSPASFETSVPRSWYPEVRHHCPNTPIILVGTKLDLRDDKETIEKLKEKKLSPIIYPQGLAMAKEISAVKYLECSALTQRGLKTVFDEAIRAVLCPPPVKRRRRKCRIL
- the crym gene encoding LOW QUALITY PROTEIN: ketimine reductase mu-crystallin (The sequence of the model RefSeq protein was modified relative to this genomic sequence to represent the inferred CDS: inserted 3 bases in 3 codons); protein product: MAGDPPVIIWEREVESLLHYRELIPRLEEAXGKFSSRESAEVIQPVRSTVPLQKHNGFLGLMPTYMENDGVLSTKLVCFYNXGAGSTLPSVSATVVLXDPESGNVKAVMDGEVITKMRTAGASAISAKLLMRPGAEVLAILGTGQQALSHYNAFTEMFSFKEVRVWNHRREAAEKFRCSVDGPVTVCSSVEEAVKGADVIVTATRSTEPVLYGQWVKPGAHVAAVGACRPDWRELDDVLMKEAVVYADSRDAAMVESGDVILSGVEVFAELGDVINGTKPAHREKITVFKSLGMGVEDAVSAKLVYDQWKAKTSNL
- the LOC115797876 gene encoding NHP2-like protein 1 is translated as MSEAQVHPKAYPLADATLTKTILDLVQQASNYKQLRKGANEATKTLNRGIAEFIVMAADAEPLEIILHLPLLCEDKNVPYVFVRSKQALGRACGVSRPVIATSVTIKEGSQLKPQIQSVQMAIERLLV